One window of Esox lucius isolate fEsoLuc1 chromosome 25, fEsoLuc1.pri, whole genome shotgun sequence genomic DNA carries:
- the march1 gene encoding E3 ubiquitin-protein ligase MARCHF1 isoform X1, which produces MPVHQISVVPAQESAGDGRSIARTKDKTESNKGQAGIRSRNISKASFSTTGLAPSSVSKITSNPPSSQGISPVPLCRVKEGCDTVMAVCSAALGSSKKKKKQKRKRDSAPEGPAQEDPIQHSDHSSDHVRGKGETKERKRERRREHPRHRSSAHPESDSSSSDGEAWREARSWSREKAKRGRRRSASHRDKEAWGRQDGGRGGGRGGGRDKIELQSVGSGDGKENQEKVVSLENGSGVKNRWSERGGARKERRSSPHQQGTGSKSCSPAGSTSLAEEAEREGQITKRYQERGTGGGDMSAPSPRRYGGCNAPDVCSDDELEVCRICHCEGDEGCPLITPCHCTGSLGFVHQGCLNQWIKSSDTRCCELCQYDFVMETHLKPLRKWEKLQMSTNERRKILCSVMFHLVSIGCVLWSLYVLINRTLHEINLGRNTDDMWRISVVKYYTAEGVLEWPFWMKLVVVAIGVTGGLVFMYIQCKVYWSLWKRLKAFNRVITVQNCPEKSPPTNAALANGKHPETVEVPIGPAPEVIQTDSDPAEENPV; this is translated from the exons ATGCCTGTGCATCAGATTTCAGTGGTCCCGGCCCAGGAGTCTGCGGGAGATGGACGCAGCATTGCTCGCACCAAAGACAAGACCGAG AGTAATAAAGGACAGGCAGGAATTCGATCCAGAAACATCTCAAAG GCTAGTTTTTCTACAACAGGGTTGGCTCCTAGCAGCGTTTCCAAGATAACCTCCAACCCTCCCTCCTCTCAGGGCATCAG CCCAGTACCTCTGTGTCGTGTTAAGGAGGGTTGTGACACAGTGATGGCTGTCTGCAGTGCAGCATTAGGCTCctccaaaaaaaagaaaaaacagaagaggaagagagactcCGCCCCCGAGGGTCCAGCACAGGAGGACCCAATCCAACACAGCGACCACAGCAGTGATCATGTCAGGGGAAAAGGGGAgacaaaggagaggaagagggagaggaggagggaacaCCCTCGACACCGTAGCTCCGCCCACCCAGAGTCTGATTCCTCGTCGTCTGATGGGGAGGCGTGGAGGGAGGCTAGGAGCTGGAGCAGAGAGAAGGCCAAGAGAGGGCGTCGACGCAGTGCAAGTCACCGAGACAAGGAGGCCTGGGGGAGGCAGgacggaggaagaggaggaggaagaggaggaggaagggacaAGATTGAGCTGCAGTCTGTAGGTTCTGGTGATGGGAAGGAGAACCAAGAAAAAGTGGTGTCACTGGAGAATGGCTCTGGAGTGAAGAACAGGTGGTCAGAAAGGGGAGGAgcaaggaaggagaggaggagctcCCCGCATCAGCAGGGCACAGGCTCAAAGTCCTGTAGCCCTGCTGGCAGCACATCGTTGGCTGAGgaagcagagagggaggggcaaATCACTAAGCGTTACCAGGAGAGAGGAACTGGGGGCGGAGACATGTCTGCTCCATCACCACGGAGATATGGGGGCTGCAATGCACCAGATGTCTGTTCAGATGATGAGTTGGAGGTCTGCAG gatcTGCCACTGTGAAGGTGATGAAGGGTGTCCACTGATAACTCCCTGTCACTGTACAGGCAGCCTGGGGTTCGTCCACCAGGGCTGTCTGAACCAGTGGATCAAGTCCTCTGACACACGATGCTGTGAACTCTGTCAATACGACTTTGTTATGGAGACACATCTTAAACCACTAcgcaag TGGGAGAAGCTTCAGATGTCCACCAATGAGAGAAGGAAGATCTTGTGTTCAGTGATGTTCCACCTGGTGTCCATTGGCTGTGTTCTCTGGTCCCTCTACGTTCTGATCAACAGAACCCTCCATGAGATCAACCTGGGACGCAACACTG aTGACATGTGGAGAATATCAGTTGTTAAGTACTACACTGCTGAGG GTGTGCTGGAATGGCCGTTCTGGATGAAGTTGGTTGTCGTGGCGATTGGCGTGACTGGCGGGCTGGTATTCATGTACATCCAGTGTAAGGTGTACTGGTCGTTATGGAAACGCCTCAAAGCCTTCAACCGCGTGATCACCGTGCAGAACTGCCCTGAGAAGTCACCACCCACCAATGCTGCGCTGGCCAATGGGAAGCACCCTGAGACTGTGGAGGTCCCCATAGGCCCCGCCCCTGAAGTCATTCAGACGGATTCTGATCCTGCAGAGGAAAAccctgtctga
- the march1 gene encoding E3 ubiquitin-protein ligase MARCHF1 isoform X2, whose translation MAVCSAALGSSKKKKKQKRKRDSAPEGPAQEDPIQHSDHSSDHVRGKGETKERKRERRREHPRHRSSAHPESDSSSSDGEAWREARSWSREKAKRGRRRSASHRDKEAWGRQDGGRGGGRGGGRDKIELQSVGSGDGKENQEKVVSLENGSGVKNRWSERGGARKERRSSPHQQGTGSKSCSPAGSTSLAEEAEREGQITKRYQERGTGGGDMSAPSPRRYGGCNAPDVCSDDELEVCRICHCEGDEGCPLITPCHCTGSLGFVHQGCLNQWIKSSDTRCCELCQYDFVMETHLKPLRKWEKLQMSTNERRKILCSVMFHLVSIGCVLWSLYVLINRTLHEINLGRNTDDMWRISVVKYYTAEGVLEWPFWMKLVVVAIGVTGGLVFMYIQCKVYWSLWKRLKAFNRVITVQNCPEKSPPTNAALANGKHPETVEVPIGPAPEVIQTDSDPAEENPV comes from the exons ATGGCTGTCTGCAGTGCAGCATTAGGCTCctccaaaaaaaagaaaaaacagaagaggaagagagactcCGCCCCCGAGGGTCCAGCACAGGAGGACCCAATCCAACACAGCGACCACAGCAGTGATCATGTCAGGGGAAAAGGGGAgacaaaggagaggaagagggagaggaggagggaacaCCCTCGACACCGTAGCTCCGCCCACCCAGAGTCTGATTCCTCGTCGTCTGATGGGGAGGCGTGGAGGGAGGCTAGGAGCTGGAGCAGAGAGAAGGCCAAGAGAGGGCGTCGACGCAGTGCAAGTCACCGAGACAAGGAGGCCTGGGGGAGGCAGgacggaggaagaggaggaggaagaggaggaggaagggacaAGATTGAGCTGCAGTCTGTAGGTTCTGGTGATGGGAAGGAGAACCAAGAAAAAGTGGTGTCACTGGAGAATGGCTCTGGAGTGAAGAACAGGTGGTCAGAAAGGGGAGGAgcaaggaaggagaggaggagctcCCCGCATCAGCAGGGCACAGGCTCAAAGTCCTGTAGCCCTGCTGGCAGCACATCGTTGGCTGAGgaagcagagagggaggggcaaATCACTAAGCGTTACCAGGAGAGAGGAACTGGGGGCGGAGACATGTCTGCTCCATCACCACGGAGATATGGGGGCTGCAATGCACCAGATGTCTGTTCAGATGATGAGTTGGAGGTCTGCAG gatcTGCCACTGTGAAGGTGATGAAGGGTGTCCACTGATAACTCCCTGTCACTGTACAGGCAGCCTGGGGTTCGTCCACCAGGGCTGTCTGAACCAGTGGATCAAGTCCTCTGACACACGATGCTGTGAACTCTGTCAATACGACTTTGTTATGGAGACACATCTTAAACCACTAcgcaag TGGGAGAAGCTTCAGATGTCCACCAATGAGAGAAGGAAGATCTTGTGTTCAGTGATGTTCCACCTGGTGTCCATTGGCTGTGTTCTCTGGTCCCTCTACGTTCTGATCAACAGAACCCTCCATGAGATCAACCTGGGACGCAACACTG aTGACATGTGGAGAATATCAGTTGTTAAGTACTACACTGCTGAGG GTGTGCTGGAATGGCCGTTCTGGATGAAGTTGGTTGTCGTGGCGATTGGCGTGACTGGCGGGCTGGTATTCATGTACATCCAGTGTAAGGTGTACTGGTCGTTATGGAAACGCCTCAAAGCCTTCAACCGCGTGATCACCGTGCAGAACTGCCCTGAGAAGTCACCACCCACCAATGCTGCGCTGGCCAATGGGAAGCACCCTGAGACTGTGGAGGTCCCCATAGGCCCCGCCCCTGAAGTCATTCAGACGGATTCTGATCCTGCAGAGGAAAAccctgtctga
- the tma16 gene encoding translation machinery-associated protein 16 has product MPKAGKGKPSQKEKVCHPFSRKAAYLASQEIRLGKKDRQKSEKAARLNNMGEKLLWFQSQLDPDRTEFTKEDACQFIERYLHRFDSELEQIELVNGIKGRQGRLHGSREAVIKQTLERETALYHGNGFEIPDIINSKHLNTFREWSGDLKKLPNIKLRKISSKGLDRTGGKDEKSGKEEDDDGLVEDSDSETKEDDT; this is encoded by the exons CCGAAGGCAGGGAAAGGGAAACCGTCTCAGAAGGAGAAGGTGTGTCATCCGTTCAGCAGGAAGGCTGCTTATCTGGCCAGCCAGGAGATACGCCTGGGCAAGAAGGACCG ACAGAAAAGTGAGAAGGCCGCTCGTCTCAACAACATGG GTGAGAAGCTCCTGTGGTTTCAGAGTCAGCTGGATCCGGACAGGACAGAGTTCACCAAAGAGGATGCCTGTCAGTTTATAGAGAG gtacctACACAGGTTTGACAGTGAACTGGAGCAGATAGAGCTTGTGAATGGGATCAAAGGTCGTCAGGGTCGTCTCCATGGCAGCAGGGAGGCCGTCATCAAACAGACACTGGAGAGGGAGACCGCTCTATACCACGGCAATGGCTTcg AGATTCCAGACATCATCAACTCCAAACATCTTAACACCTTCAG GGAGTGGAGTGGTGATCTGAAGAAGCTACCAAACATTAAGCTGAGAAAGATCTCATCTAAAGGATTGGACCGAACGGGAGGAAAAGATGAAAAAAGTGGAAaggaggaagatgatgatggCTTGGTGGAAGACTCAGATTCAGAGACCAAGGAAGATGACACATAA